Genomic segment of Longimicrobium sp.:
GGTCGGCAGCACCACTCGTACGATGTCACCCCGGTCCAGGATGTCGGGCTGGCGGACCTCGACCCGGACGCCATTACGGAGTACCGGCGCGAGCGGGAGCGGGCCAACGCGACCGCCGAGGAGCTGCGGTGGCCTGACGACGAGCTTCTTCTTGGCCTCGGGTGCCTGTTGCGCCACGAAGGGAGACTTACGGCTACGGTAGCGGGCGTTCTGCTCTTCGGTAGCCGCGCCACGTTGCGGAGAGTCTTCCCGATGATGCGCCTGGATTACATCCGGGTTCCTGGGCGCGAGTGGATCGGCGATCCCGAGCACCGTTTCGAAACGCTGGACATGCGCGACCCGTAGATGCGGCTGATCCGCCGGGGCGAGGCAGCCATCATGGACGACATGCCCAAGCAGTTTCGTCTCCCCGAGGGAGAGCTGCAGCGGAGCGACGTGCCCCGCATTCCCGACCGCGTGGTTCGTGAGGCCATCGTCAACGCGCTGATGCACCGTACCTACCGGACTCACGGCGCCACGCAGATCATCCGCTACTCCAACCGGGTAGAGATCCGAAACCCGGGCCACTCCCTGAAGCCGGAGGACCAGCTGGGCGAGCCGGGGTCGCAGACACGGAACCCTGTGATCGCGGCGGTGCTGCACGAAACTCTCTTCGCAGAAACGAAGGGCAGCGGTATTCGGGTCATGCGCAAGCTGATGCGGCAGACGAACCTGGCACCCCCCACGTTCGAGTCGGATCGGGAGCGCGACCAGTTCACCACGACGCTTTTCTTCCACCACCTCCTGGATGAAGCCGACATCGCCTGGTTGTCGCGCTTCTCGGACCTGAAGCTTTCGCCGGACCAGGCGAAGGCGCTGGTTCACCTTCGTGAGGCAGGTCGAATCACGAACGCCGACTACCGGGAATTGAACGGCGTAGACCCGCTCGCCGCGAGCACGCAACTGCGCCGGCTCCGGCAGTTTGGGCTTATTCAGCAGCACGATCGGGGTTCGGCAACGTACTACACGCAGGCAAACCGCTTTCTCGACGTCCAGGATAATGCGGGAGGTGTGCGGGAATCCGGGGAGTTGGCGGCGGAATCCGGGGAGTTGGCAACGGAATCCGGGGAGTTGGCAGCGGAATCCGGGGAGCTGGGAGCGGAATCCGGGGAGTTGGCAACGGAATCCGGGGAGATGGCAACGGAATCCGGGGAGTTGGCAGCGCAATCCGGGGAGCTGGCAGTGGAATCCGGGGAGCTGGGAG
This window contains:
- a CDS encoding ATP-binding protein — its product is MRLIRRGEAAIMDDMPKQFRLPEGELQRSDVPRIPDRVVREAIVNALMHRTYRTHGATQIIRYSNRVEIRNPGHSLKPEDQLGEPGSQTRNPVIAAVLHETLFAETKGSGIRVMRKLMRQTNLAPPTFESDRERDQFTTTLFFHHLLDEADIAWLSRFSDLKLSPDQAKALVHLREAGRITNADYRELNGVDPLAASTQLRRLRQFGLIQQHDRGSATYYTQANRFLDVQDNAGGVRESGELAAESGELATESGELAAESGELGAESGELATESGEMATESGELAAQSGELAVESGELGAESGELPGELAAELRTLKRRTAQPEMRSLIYRLCMWRPLTSEALAKLLQREQAYIVEQYLAPMVRDGELAYTIPGRPTAPRQAYRAMLQRDRQGGS